The Oxalobacteraceae bacterium OTU3CINTB1 genome includes a window with the following:
- a CDS encoding glycoside hydrolase family 43 protein — protein sequence MDRTRQTRARTPGRRYALDQSWRAALLMALAVGLPPATAANPIVQTRFTADPAPLVHDGVAYLYTSHDEDDASDFKMRDWLLYSSTDMVNWTDHGAVASLATFPWASQDNDAWAPQVIARNGKFYLYAPVSVAGWPKNVIAVAVADNPAGPFKDALGKPLIDKAEGYIDPTVAIDDDGQAYLYWGNPHLWYVKLNADMVSYSGPIVKSDSKPADYQEGPWFYKRGKHYYMAYASTCCPEGIGYAMSTSPTGPWQYKGPVMRANTASTGNHPGIIDYKGNSYVFGFNYELNFAQSPVHRERRSVTVAKFSYNADGTIPALPWWDKDGVEQLGRLDPYRRVEAETIAWTSRIKQDVDRPFDWAPGVRTAKGPGAGMHVADIVDGIYIKVAGVDFGKTGPSRFAASVASGGRGGQIEIRLGNVQGPLLGTLTVPNTGGWQNWRTVETPVGGATGVHDVFFVFKGKYRAPLFNVDHWRFFGADAPAG from the coding sequence ATGGATCGAACCCGGCAAACCAGGGCCCGCACGCCGGGCCGGAGGTACGCGCTCGACCAATCGTGGCGGGCGGCATTGCTCATGGCGCTGGCCGTGGGGCTGCCGCCCGCCACGGCCGCCAACCCCATCGTCCAGACGCGCTTCACCGCCGATCCGGCGCCGCTGGTGCATGACGGCGTGGCCTACCTGTACACCAGCCACGACGAGGACGACGCCAGCGATTTCAAGATGCGCGACTGGCTGCTGTACTCGTCCACCGACATGGTCAACTGGACCGACCACGGCGCGGTCGCCTCGCTGGCAACGTTCCCGTGGGCGTCGCAGGACAACGACGCCTGGGCGCCGCAGGTGATCGCGCGCAACGGCAAGTTCTACCTGTACGCGCCGGTCAGCGTGGCCGGCTGGCCCAAGAACGTCATTGCCGTGGCGGTGGCGGACAACCCGGCCGGCCCGTTCAAGGACGCGCTGGGCAAGCCGCTGATCGACAAGGCCGAGGGCTACATCGACCCGACTGTGGCCATCGACGACGACGGCCAGGCCTATCTGTACTGGGGCAATCCGCATCTGTGGTACGTCAAGCTCAATGCGGACATGGTGTCGTACTCCGGCCCCATCGTCAAAAGCGACAGCAAGCCGGCCGACTACCAGGAGGGGCCGTGGTTCTACAAGCGGGGCAAGCATTACTACATGGCCTACGCGTCGACCTGCTGCCCGGAGGGCATCGGCTACGCCATGAGCACCTCGCCGACCGGTCCGTGGCAATACAAGGGGCCGGTCATGCGGGCGAACACCGCGTCCACCGGCAACCATCCCGGCATCATCGATTACAAGGGCAATTCTTACGTGTTCGGCTTTAACTACGAGCTGAACTTCGCGCAGTCGCCGGTGCACCGCGAGCGGCGTTCGGTCACGGTCGCCAAATTCAGCTACAACGCCGATGGCACCATCCCGGCGCTGCCGTGGTGGGACAAGGACGGCGTCGAACAGCTCGGACGGCTCGACCCGTATCGCCGGGTCGAGGCGGAGACGATCGCCTGGACCTCGCGCATCAAGCAAGACGTCGACCGGCCGTTCGACTGGGCCCCGGGCGTGCGCACCGCCAAGGGGCCGGGCGCCGGCATGCACGTGGCCGACATCGTCGACGGCATCTACATCAAGGTGGCCGGCGTCGATTTCGGTAAGACCGGGCCGTCGCGCTTCGCCGCCAGCGTGGCCAGCGGCGGCAGGGGCGGGCAGATCGAGATCCGGCTCGGCAACGTCCAGGGCCCGTTGCTGGGCACCCTGACGGTGCCGAACACCGGCGGCTGGCAGAACTGGCGCACCGTCGAGACACCCGTCGGCGGCGCCACCGGCGTGCATGACGTGTTCTTCGTCTTCAAGGGCAAGTACCGCGCGCCGCTGTTCAATGTCGATCACTGGAGATTTTTCGGCGCCGACGCGCCAGCCGGCTAG
- a CDS encoding serine hydrolase, with protein MAGPSMVKWLAALAALTLAACCVTALAQSPPTTPATAVAPSAPAPATPMPAPPKARALTADEAETWLDGMMPTALRIAGVPGAVVVLVKDGKPLLQKGYGYADRDKSVPVDPAATLFRPGSISKLFTWTAVMQLVEQGKLDLDADLNRYLDFKVPSRNGKALTLRHVMTHTTGLEEAGRALIVYDAPTPDTGKVLKDYIPPYLYDPGTTAGYSNWATSLAGYIVQRVSGKPFDDYIEQHIFAPLGMRHATFRQPLPAALEKMMSRGFPSADDEPKGFEVVNMPPAGSLAATGADMSRFMLAYLGQGELDGKRILRPETVALMQTNITLAMPDLNGIGLGFYQQDMNGHRAVGHGGDTNMFHSDLILLPDDGLGLYVSVNSPGRHDQGKWLREHLYREFADRYLPDTRPPPGPGVDLATAEAHAAMLAGAYRTTRREDSTFLSLLQLLSPLRVAAIEQGRVAIEIGGSRGVFREVRPFLWQEEHGKRRLQAIVKDGKVVRWGLEPYAFAFVFEPVPFMAGTTALIVLLGALGVAALTALAWPVAALQRRRHAGPPPPRPATWVRVASWLVFVSIGLWTATVAMTEELDPSVLLLLAQACTFLAFVGGLLAALWHARAVFPGGARAAKALAVLWVLSFAVLVAIGWYHHLLSFNPHY; from the coding sequence ATGGCCGGCCCGTCGATGGTGAAATGGCTGGCCGCGCTGGCCGCGCTGACTCTGGCCGCCTGCTGCGTGACAGCGCTGGCGCAATCGCCGCCGACCACGCCGGCGACGGCGGTGGCGCCTTCCGCGCCGGCGCCGGCGACACCGATGCCGGCGCCGCCCAAGGCACGGGCGCTGACGGCGGATGAGGCCGAAACCTGGCTCGACGGCATGATGCCGACCGCCTTGCGCATCGCCGGCGTGCCCGGCGCGGTGGTGGTGCTGGTCAAGGACGGCAAGCCGCTGCTGCAAAAAGGCTACGGCTACGCCGACCGCGACAAATCGGTGCCGGTCGACCCGGCCGCCACGCTGTTCCGGCCCGGCTCGATCTCCAAACTGTTCACGTGGACGGCGGTGATGCAACTGGTGGAGCAGGGCAAGCTCGACCTGGACGCCGACCTGAACCGCTACCTCGACTTCAAGGTGCCTTCGCGCAACGGCAAGGCGCTCACCTTGCGCCACGTGATGACCCACACCACCGGCCTGGAGGAGGCGGGCCGCGCGCTGATCGTCTACGACGCCCCCACGCCCGACACCGGCAAGGTGCTCAAGGATTACATCCCGCCTTACCTGTACGACCCCGGCACCACCGCCGGCTATTCCAACTGGGCCACGTCGCTGGCCGGCTACATCGTCCAGCGCGTCTCCGGCAAGCCGTTCGACGATTACATCGAACAGCACATCTTCGCGCCGCTCGGGATGCGCCACGCGACGTTCCGCCAGCCGCTGCCGGCTGCCCTGGAAAAGATGATGTCGCGCGGCTTTCCCAGCGCCGACGACGAGCCCAAGGGTTTCGAAGTGGTCAATATGCCGCCGGCAGGCAGTCTTGCGGCGACCGGCGCCGACATGTCGCGCTTCATGCTGGCCTACCTCGGCCAGGGCGAGCTTGACGGCAAGCGCATCCTGCGCCCGGAAACGGTCGCCCTGATGCAGACCAACATCACGCTCGCCATGCCGGATCTCAACGGCATCGGCCTCGGTTTCTACCAGCAGGACATGAACGGCCACCGCGCGGTGGGTCACGGCGGCGACACCAATATGTTCCATTCCGACCTGATCCTGCTGCCTGACGACGGCCTCGGCCTGTATGTGTCGGTCAACTCGCCCGGCCGCCACGACCAGGGCAAGTGGCTGCGCGAGCACCTGTACCGCGAGTTCGCCGATCGCTACTTGCCCGACACGCGTCCGCCGCCCGGACCGGGTGTCGACCTGGCCACGGCCGAGGCGCACGCCGCCATGCTGGCCGGCGCCTACCGCACCACCCGGCGCGAGGACTCGACTTTCCTGTCGCTGTTGCAACTGCTCAGTCCGTTGCGGGTGGCGGCGATCGAACAGGGCCGCGTGGCGATCGAAATCGGCGGCAGCCGTGGCGTGTTCCGCGAGGTGCGCCCGTTCCTGTGGCAGGAGGAGCACGGCAAGCGGCGCCTGCAGGCCATCGTCAAGGATGGCAAGGTCGTGCGCTGGGGGCTGGAGCCTTATGCGTTCGCCTTCGTGTTCGAACCGGTGCCGTTCATGGCCGGCACCACCGCGTTGATCGTGCTGCTGGGCGCGCTCGGCGTGGCCGCCTTGACGGCGCTGGCGTGGCCGGTCGCCGCGTTGCAGCGGCGCCGCCACGCCGGGCCGCCACCGCCGCGCCCGGCGACCTGGGTACGGGTCGCCAGCTGGCTGGTGTTCGTCAGTATCGGCTTGTGGACGGCCACGGTCGCCATGACCGAGGAACTCGACCCCAGCGTGTTGTTGCTATTGGCGCAGGCTTGCACCTTCCTGGCCTTCGTCGGCGGCCTGCTGGCGGCGCTGTGGCATGCCCGCGCCGTCTTCCCCGGCGGCGCCAGGGCGGCGAAGGCGCTGGCCGTCCTGTGGGTGCTGTCGTTCGCCGTGCTGGTGGCGATCGGCTGGTATCACCACCTGCTGAGCTTTAATCCACACTACTGA
- a CDS encoding TonB-dependent receptor produces the protein MYPSVSKLSKSSPHDVAQRNAPAGGPPRRRALSLAMASVFSLGCAQALAQAGAAAEPEPAAAANAGARMDVVTVSATRRREPVRDVPLRVETLGAETLERSGAASLTDYVGSLPGVFVASDGGPGRGQVNIRGVSVGSMGAPTVGIYVDEVAFGSSTSFVGEAVSALDLSLLDLHHVELLRGPQGTLYGAGAMGGLLKYVTNEPDATGFSGKAGLALRESKDGGLGHTENAVLNIPLSEGVAALRVAAFNQRDGGYVRATGRVTGEHVNDGTTRGARASLQFDPSRALRVRLTATQQNIERNGTNLVQYDAATGQPLHGDLTHRLYRPEPYTIKTGLFSGDIEYDLGWARLNVIGSSQRFKADTALDATEILGAEGLNFGALDNAIKLRKRTAEARLTSARGPLEWLLGYYHNKETGNREQRLWAQTEDGAESTLVTSGQPSNFIENAVYGDLTWNPTPAWSLTVGARAARNRQVYGTVTNGVKDFESPGKDSSKTYLATARYSLDKVSSVYARAASGYRPGGPNPPAIDQNGTVVPGAPLSFAADTLWSYELGYKADLLDKRLSVELALFDIRWNKLQQPIAVGATTLTGNAGKAESRGLELALRYKVDERFSIDGSLAYTDAKLKEDAPALGASGERLPNSARLSTMLGGRYDFAPAGKPAYVGVTLRQVGSRNAGFDTPTTSIPNFRMAGYTLVDLQAGVDLDGWELGAYVRNLADKRALSGADTALTSFGGPLRAFPVQPRTFGLNLSRAF, from the coding sequence ATGTACCCAAGCGTATCGAAGTTGTCGAAGTCCTCCCCACACGACGTTGCGCAAAGGAATGCCCCGGCGGGCGGTCCGCCGCGCCGCCGCGCGCTCTCCCTGGCCATGGCTTCGGTGTTCTCGCTGGGATGCGCGCAAGCGCTGGCCCAGGCCGGTGCGGCCGCCGAGCCGGAGCCGGCCGCCGCCGCCAACGCGGGCGCCAGGATGGACGTCGTCACCGTCAGCGCGACGCGCCGCCGCGAGCCGGTGCGCGACGTGCCGCTGCGGGTCGAAACGCTGGGCGCCGAGACGCTGGAGCGCTCCGGGGCCGCCTCGCTGACCGATTACGTCGGCTCGCTGCCGGGCGTGTTCGTCGCCAGCGACGGCGGCCCCGGGCGCGGCCAGGTCAATATCCGGGGCGTGTCGGTCGGCAGCATGGGCGCGCCGACGGTGGGCATCTATGTCGACGAGGTGGCCTTCGGTTCGAGCACCAGTTTCGTCGGCGAGGCGGTGTCCGCGCTGGACCTGTCGCTGCTCGACTTGCACCATGTCGAACTGCTGCGCGGCCCGCAGGGCACCTTGTACGGCGCCGGCGCCATGGGCGGCCTGCTCAAGTACGTCACCAACGAGCCGGACGCGACGGGCTTTTCCGGCAAGGCCGGCCTGGCGCTGCGCGAGAGCAAGGACGGCGGACTCGGTCACACGGAAAACGCCGTGCTCAATATTCCGCTCAGCGAAGGCGTGGCGGCGCTGCGCGTGGCCGCCTTCAACCAGCGCGACGGCGGCTACGTGCGCGCGACCGGCCGCGTCACGGGCGAGCACGTCAACGACGGCACCACGCGCGGCGCGCGCGCCTCGCTGCAATTCGACCCGAGCCGGGCGCTGCGTGTGCGCCTGACCGCGACGCAGCAAAACATCGAGCGCAACGGCACCAATCTGGTCCAGTACGACGCCGCCACCGGCCAGCCGCTGCACGGCGACCTGACGCACCGGCTCTACCGGCCGGAACCCTACACCATCAAGACCGGCCTGTTCTCCGGCGACATCGAGTACGACCTCGGCTGGGCCAGGCTCAATGTGATCGGATCGAGCCAGCGCTTCAAGGCCGATACCGCGCTGGACGCCACCGAGATCCTCGGCGCCGAGGGCCTGAACTTCGGCGCGCTCGACAACGCCATCAAGCTGCGCAAGCGCACCGCCGAAGCGCGGCTGACGTCGGCGCGCGGACCGTTGGAATGGCTGCTGGGCTACTACCACAACAAGGAAACCGGCAACCGCGAGCAACGGCTGTGGGCGCAGACCGAGGACGGTGCCGAGTCGACCTTGGTGACGTCCGGCCAGCCGTCGAATTTCATCGAGAATGCCGTCTACGGCGACCTGACATGGAATCCGACGCCGGCCTGGTCGCTCACCGTCGGCGCGCGCGCCGCCCGCAACCGCCAGGTCTACGGCACCGTCACCAATGGCGTGAAAGACTTCGAGTCGCCCGGCAAGGACAGCTCCAAAACCTATCTGGCCACCGCGCGCTATTCGCTCGACAAGGTCAGCAGCGTGTACGCGCGCGCCGCCAGCGGCTACCGTCCCGGCGGGCCGAATCCGCCCGCGATCGACCAGAACGGTACCGTGGTGCCGGGCGCGCCGCTGTCGTTCGCCGCCGACACCTTGTGGAGCTACGAGCTGGGCTACAAGGCCGATCTGCTCGACAAGCGCCTGTCGGTCGAGTTGGCGCTATTCGACATCCGCTGGAACAAGCTGCAGCAACCGATCGCCGTCGGCGCCACCACGCTCACCGGCAACGCCGGCAAGGCGGAGTCGCGCGGGCTGGAACTGGCGCTGCGCTACAAGGTCGACGAGCGCTTCAGCATCGACGGCAGCCTGGCCTACACCGACGCCAAGCTCAAGGAGGACGCCCCGGCGCTGGGCGCCTCGGGCGAGCGGCTGCCGAACTCGGCCCGGCTGTCGACGATGCTGGGTGGGCGCTACGATTTCGCGCCGGCCGGCAAGCCGGCCTATGTCGGCGTGACGCTGCGCCAGGTCGGCTCGCGCAACGCCGGCTTCGACACGCCCACCACGTCGATCCCGAATTTCCGCATGGCCGGCTACACCTTGGTCGATCTGCAAGCAGGCGTGGATCTGGACGGTTGGGAGCTTGGCGCCTATGTCCGCAACCTGGCCGACAAGCGCGCGCTGAGCGGCGCCGACACCGCGCTGACGTCGTTCGGCGGGCCGCTGCGCGCCTTCCCGGTGCAGCCGCGCACCTTCGGCCTGAACCTGTCGAGGGCTTTCTGA